In Microbacterium sp. 1.5R, the following are encoded in one genomic region:
- a CDS encoding MFS transporter, which yields MTSAVSARNSTARMPAEERRVLASTLVGTSIEWYDFFIYAQAAGLVLAPLFLAPIAEENKGFAQILSFATIGISFLFRPLGAIVAGHLGDKLGRKKMLVFTLVMMGLSTSLIGVLPTYAAIGVAAPILLIVLRILQGFSAGGEWGGAALMAVEHAPTARRGLFGAFPQIGVPIGMILATATLWVLTSSMSPEAFLEWGWRIPFLMSIVLIAVGYVIRRAVDESPVFEDLRRRRQEASAPLGRLFRKNTKQVVLTALIFIGNNAAGYLLIAFFATYAVTALGMERPPVLLATTLASFGWLIFTLWGGHLSDRLGRVRTFQIGYIALALWAVPMWFLIDTANIFWYFVALFVMTFALGLSYGPQAALYAEMFPANVRYSGVSIGYALGAILGGAFAPMIAEALMNQFQAAWTIGVYIAITAVISLIAVSMVKETKGVDLHA from the coding sequence ATGACGTCAGCAGTATCCGCGCGCAACTCGACGGCGCGAATGCCCGCCGAGGAGCGGCGAGTCCTCGCCAGCACCCTGGTCGGCACCTCGATCGAGTGGTACGACTTCTTCATCTACGCGCAAGCAGCCGGCCTCGTGCTCGCGCCGCTCTTCCTCGCCCCGATCGCTGAGGAGAACAAGGGGTTCGCGCAGATCCTCTCCTTCGCCACGATCGGGATCTCCTTCCTCTTCCGTCCCCTGGGAGCCATCGTCGCCGGGCACCTGGGCGACAAGCTGGGCCGCAAGAAGATGCTCGTCTTCACGCTCGTGATGATGGGACTCTCCACCTCGCTGATCGGCGTACTGCCGACGTACGCCGCGATCGGCGTCGCCGCTCCGATCCTTCTCATCGTGCTCCGCATCCTGCAGGGGTTCTCGGCGGGCGGGGAGTGGGGCGGAGCGGCACTGATGGCCGTCGAACACGCCCCCACGGCCCGCCGGGGGCTCTTCGGCGCCTTCCCGCAGATCGGCGTCCCGATCGGCATGATCCTCGCCACAGCCACGCTCTGGGTGCTGACGAGCTCGATGTCCCCCGAGGCGTTCCTCGAGTGGGGCTGGCGGATCCCGTTCCTGATGTCGATCGTGCTGATCGCCGTCGGCTACGTGATCAGGCGCGCCGTCGACGAGAGCCCCGTCTTCGAGGATCTCCGTCGTCGTCGTCAGGAGGCCTCCGCGCCGCTGGGTCGCCTGTTCCGCAAGAACACCAAGCAGGTCGTGCTCACTGCCCTGATCTTCATCGGCAACAACGCCGCCGGGTACCTGCTCATCGCGTTCTTCGCGACCTACGCCGTCACCGCCCTCGGCATGGAGCGTCCTCCCGTGCTGCTGGCGACGACGCTCGCGTCGTTCGGCTGGCTCATCTTCACGCTCTGGGGCGGCCACCTCTCCGATCGTCTCGGACGCGTCCGCACCTTCCAGATCGGGTACATCGCGCTCGCGCTGTGGGCGGTGCCGATGTGGTTCCTGATCGACACGGCGAACATCTTCTGGTACTTCGTGGCGCTGTTCGTGATGACGTTCGCGCTCGGGCTCTCGTACGGCCCGCAGGCGGCTCTCTATGCCGAGATGTTCCCGGCCAACGTCCGCTACTCGGGCGTCTCGATCGGATACGCGCTGGGTGCCATCCTCGGCGGGGCGTTCGCACCGATGATCGCGGAGGCTCTGATGAACCAGTTCCAGGCGGCCTGGACGATCGGCGTCTACATCGCCATCACGGCGGTGATCTCCCTCATCGCCGTGTCGATGGTGAAGGAGACCAAGGGCGTGGATCTGCACGC